The Gammaproteobacteria bacterium genomic sequence TAGTAGTTAGTTGATTAACTATCGGTGCATGTATTAGAAAATGATAAGGCAGATAAAAAGAGACCCTGCTCAAATTCAGGGTCTCTTAGAAGGAAGTGAATTATAAAAACTAGCTGTAATTAGTAGTAGTAACCACCACCGTAGTAGTAGCTGCTACCATAACCACATCCGCCACAGCTATAACCACATGGTTTGTAGCAGGTGCGGTAGGTGCATGTATTACAGGTGTTACATCTATTATATGTTTTGCAACATCCATAGTTTCGGTAATGAGTTCTGTATTTAGCGACATGGCATGTGCTGCATCCGTAGCCTGCTTGAGCTGGTGCTGAGAAGCCAATTGCTGCTCCTGCGAACGCTAAGCCCACAGCCATTGTTAGAACTTTTTTTGTGGTGAATATTTTTGACTTTTGCATTTTTATTTTCTCCTTTGTTGCTAATCATCGAGGACAATTCAACAAAAAAACGTAAGGTATATTTAAAAATTAAATCCTTACATATGTATATTTAGTATACCTGAGCTTCCTTTTCCATGTGTATTAATGTAAATAGAGTTATGTTTCTGATTGCATGATGATTAATAAATAAGAAGCGTCGCCGAATAATGTTGCATAAGTTAGTCTTTATGTAATAAATAAATTGTAGGTTGATCCGTCACTCCAGAAATTTGCATGTTGTCACTTAGTTGTGGATCACTAATGAATTTCTTAGCACTGTCAGCATTTTTCCATTCGCATAACAATGTCACTTGATGTGGATTATCTTCATCTCTAAACACCTGGCAGCTTTTTTCTCCATTTGATTCTCGCCATCCACGAATACACTCTCCATCGTATTCTGCGCGCCAGTAGCTGTAATCTTTTACTGTATATCTTATGAATAAGTAGCATCGCATCGTAGCAGCTCCATTAGGTACGTTTATGTCTAATATAAGCATACTATAATTTGTATAGAGGTGCTGAGATGAAAAAAACTATAATATTTTTATCCCTTCTTTTTATGATTTCTATAAGCAGTGCCGAGTATAGAATAATGGGCTACTATCGTGATACTGCGTATGGTGATTATGTGATTGTCTATGGCTATTATCAATCAGATGGCCGACTTGTTCTGTCCCATTGCAGAACTGATGTAATAGCCAAAGATATTTATTCGAACCAAGCTTATTTGGATATAAATAACTGCTCAATACAGCAGCGGGTAACACCTGTAATGACTTCGCCTAATAGTTTATAAGTAGTGGGTAAAGAGATGGATCATGATAAGAAAAAATGTCAGGTGGTGATAGTAGGGGGTGGTGCCGCAGGCTTAGAGCTCGCCATCCGTTTAGTCAAAAATTTCCACCGCGAAAAAAATATTCAAGTAACTCTAGTGGATGAATCGCTACGTTATATTTGGAAGCCTTTATATAACGAAGTTGCTGCAGGCACTGTAGACATTGCTCAGGATGAGATCAACTATATCACTTATGCACACCGAAAAGGTTTGAACTTTGTGCTGGGAAGTTTTTGTGGTTTGGATAAACAATTGAAGCAAATTACAATTAGTCCTGTCCTTGACGACGAAAAAAAAGTCATCATTCCGCAGCGACAAATTCCTTATGATTATTTGGTGATTGCTGTGGGTAGTGTAAGTAATTCCTTTGGCATTCCCGGCGTAAAAGAAAACTGCTATTTCTTAGACAAGTTAGTGCAAGCAGAACGATTTCAAAGAAATTTTCTCTATGAAATTTTGGCATTCATCCAAACCCATGAATTTGACCAAAAAGAGCTTAACGTTGTCATCGTCGGAGGCGGAGCTACCGGAGTAGAGCTTGCCGCTGAATTAAAATATGCGCTTTCCAAAGCAATTCATTACGGTTCAAAACCTTCTGGGTTAGTAGAAAATTTAAAGATATCGATAGTTGAAGGAGCCAAAAGAATACTCCCTAACTTATCAGAAGAAATCTCTGTAAAAGTGACTAAAGAATTACGAGAAATGGGGATTG encodes the following:
- a CDS encoding NAD(P)/FAD-dependent oxidoreductase; protein product: MDHDKKKCQVVIVGGGAAGLELAIRLVKNFHREKNIQVTLVDESLRYIWKPLYNEVAAGTVDIAQDEINYITYAHRKGLNFVLGSFCGLDKQLKQITISPVLDDEKKVIIPQRQIPYDYLVIAVGSVSNSFGIPGVKENCYFLDKLVQAERFQRNFLYEILAFIQTHEFDQKELNVVIVGGGATGVELAAELKYALSKAIHYGSKPSGLVENLKISIVEGAKRILPNLSEEISVKVTKELREMGIVVIPNQRVTKALATGLETASELFLTADVMVWSAGIKAPDFLAELNLEVNSLNQLIVKQNLLTSNDYIFALGDCAACMNLKDNTLVPPRAQAARQQAAYLAKSFKMMFKGQPVPDFVYKDYGSLVSLSRKNVVGNLMGKVGNFFIEGKLARLSYLFLHKEHQATLFGIWKTFLLTVSNVFTRKIKSGIKLH